A stretch of Deinococcus radiopugnans ATCC 19172 DNA encodes these proteins:
- a CDS encoding HD-GYP domain-containing protein codes for MLAWWITGRLAAHSEDSEAQEACVQVLGQMLQARDHSTGDHTDRVTELALRMAGALAWSPAQTQALRWGALLHDIGKLTLPGTLLTKPGQLAPSERALLRSHVERGLSLATGLEFLPDAALQGIRDHHERWDGHGYPAGRVAGEISVAGRIIALCDVYDALTSARPYKAAWTAQEALAKISAGAGRHFDPVLTPVFVSLLQHQNPQPECRAPR; via the coding sequence ATGTTGGCCTGGTGGATCACTGGCCGCCTCGCCGCTCATTCTGAGGACAGCGAAGCACAGGAAGCCTGCGTGCAGGTCCTGGGGCAGATGTTGCAGGCGCGCGACCACAGCACCGGGGACCACACGGACCGCGTGACGGAACTGGCGCTGCGAATGGCCGGGGCGCTGGCGTGGTCGCCGGCCCAGACGCAGGCGTTGCGCTGGGGGGCGCTCCTGCACGACATCGGCAAGCTCACCCTGCCCGGCACCCTGCTGACCAAACCGGGGCAGCTGGCCCCTTCCGAGCGCGCGCTGCTGCGTTCGCATGTCGAGCGGGGCCTGAGTCTGGCCACGGGGCTGGAGTTCCTGCCTGACGCCGCCCTGCAAGGCATCCGGGACCACCATGAGCGCTGGGACGGTCACGGCTATCCGGCCGGCCGGGTGGCGGGCGAGATCAGCGTGGCCGGGCGGATCATTGCCCTGTGCGACGTGTACGACGCGCTGACCAGCGCGCGGCCATACAAGGCGGCCTGGACCGCGCAAGAAGCGCTGGCCAAAATCTCGGCCGGGGCGGGACGGCACTTCGACCCCGTGCTGACACCAGTGTTCGTGTCGTTGCTCCAGCACCAGAACCCGCAACCTGAATGCCGGGCACCCCGCTGA
- a CDS encoding AzlC family ABC transporter permease has translation MTDLTSGSSRLPPAFWRGLRAFVPLIPGVVPFGMVAGIAAVQAGFSPLQSMAFSVIGYAGSAQLIASQLFAAHTPVVLIVLATLVVNLRFAMYSASIRPLLAGVSAARRWPLAYGLTDQSYAVALGRPAAETNPAAYYAGAATLMWLTWQVGTAVGALLGARIPADWPLDFAVPLSFIALLAPVLRSRPQLLAAVVSALVAVAAHGLPFRLNLMLGALCGVAAGLLAQRVLGRRP, from the coding sequence ATGACGGACCTGACCTCAGGGTCCTCCCGGCTGCCTCCCGCGTTCTGGAGGGGGCTGCGCGCCTTTGTGCCGCTGATTCCGGGCGTGGTGCCCTTCGGCATGGTGGCGGGCATCGCGGCGGTTCAGGCCGGATTCTCTCCCCTGCAGTCGATGGCCTTCTCCGTAATCGGGTACGCGGGGTCGGCCCAGCTGATCGCGTCGCAGCTGTTCGCCGCCCACACGCCGGTCGTCCTGATTGTGCTGGCCACCCTGGTCGTGAACCTGCGCTTTGCTATGTACTCGGCCTCGATCCGCCCGCTGCTGGCCGGCGTGTCGGCCGCGCGGCGCTGGCCGCTGGCCTACGGCCTGACCGACCAGTCGTACGCGGTGGCGCTGGGCCGCCCCGCGGCCGAGACGAACCCGGCCGCGTACTACGCCGGGGCCGCCACGCTGATGTGGCTGACCTGGCAGGTGGGCACGGCAGTCGGCGCGCTGCTGGGCGCGCGGATTCCCGCCGACTGGCCGTTGGACTTCGCCGTGCCGCTCAGCTTCATCGCGCTGCTGGCACCGGTGCTGAGGAGTCGCCCGCAACTGCTGGCCGCGGTGGTCTCCGCGCTGGTGGCCGTGGCGGCGCACGGCCTGCCGTTCCGCCTGAACCTGATGCTGGGTGCCCTGTGCGGCGTCGCGGCGGGGCTGCTCGCGCAGCGTGTGCTGGGCCGCCGGCCGTGA
- a CDS encoding acyl-CoA dehydrogenase family protein: protein MLNDEARQLQQLARTFAGREIIPQAAELDRAKAFPQAIYDQALALGLLNLTVPEEYGGAGLGCLALTLVTEELCRGCVGVGAALSINSLAADAIIHHGSEEQKQWVLPRLVAGELASYAATEPGGGSDVAGLQTRAVRDGDEYVLSGSKTWISNANLASFFVVFARTGEGGSRGLSVFIVERGTPGLRVGEPLDKLGQRCAPTCEVFFDGCRVAASQRIGEEGQGFRIAMDAFDHSRPMVAAFGVGVHARCLEESLAYAQTRQTMGQPIIRHQLVAAKLAEMSTSLEAARLLTYRAAWLIDHGQRNTLAASQAKLFAAESVMAAATEAVQIFGGMGYSTEYPVEKLFRDAKVLQIYEGTSEIQKLVIARELQR from the coding sequence ATGCTCAACGACGAGGCACGTCAGCTTCAGCAACTCGCCCGCACCTTTGCCGGGCGCGAGATCATTCCGCAGGCGGCGGAACTGGACCGCGCCAAGGCCTTTCCGCAGGCCATCTATGATCAGGCGCTGGCCCTGGGGCTGCTGAACCTGACGGTGCCGGAGGAATATGGCGGCGCGGGGCTGGGCTGTCTGGCCCTGACCCTGGTCACCGAGGAACTGTGCCGGGGCTGCGTGGGCGTCGGCGCGGCGCTGAGCATCAACTCGCTGGCCGCCGACGCCATCATCCACCACGGCAGCGAGGAGCAAAAGCAGTGGGTGCTGCCCCGACTGGTGGCGGGTGAACTGGCCTCTTACGCTGCGACGGAGCCGGGCGGGGGCAGCGACGTGGCCGGGCTGCAGACCCGTGCGGTGCGCGACGGCGATGAATATGTCCTGTCGGGCAGCAAAACGTGGATCAGCAACGCCAACCTCGCCTCGTTCTTCGTGGTGTTTGCCCGGACGGGTGAGGGGGGCAGCCGGGGCCTGAGCGTCTTCATCGTCGAGCGCGGCACGCCGGGGCTGCGCGTCGGGGAGCCGCTGGACAAGCTGGGCCAGCGCTGCGCCCCCACCTGCGAGGTTTTCTTCGACGGTTGCCGCGTTGCCGCCTCGCAGCGCATCGGGGAGGAGGGTCAGGGCTTCCGCATCGCGATGGACGCCTTTGACCATTCCCGCCCAATGGTGGCGGCCTTCGGGGTGGGCGTGCACGCCCGCTGCCTGGAAGAGAGTCTGGCCTACGCGCAGACCCGGCAGACCATGGGGCAGCCGATCATCCGCCATCAGCTCGTTGCTGCCAAGCTGGCCGAGATGTCCACCTCGCTGGAAGCCGCCCGGCTGCTGACCTACCGCGCCGCGTGGCTGATCGACCACGGCCAGCGCAACACCCTGGCCGCCTCGCAGGCCAAGCTGTTCGCCGCCGAGAGCGTGATGGCGGCGGCCACCGAGGCCGTGCAGATCTTCGGCGGCATGGGGTATTCGACGGAATATCCGGTGGAAAAGCTGTTCCGGGACGCCAAGGTGCTGCAGATCTACGAGGGCACAAGCGAGATCCAGAAGCTGGTGATCGCCCGCGAGTTGCAGCGGTAA
- a CDS encoding AzlD domain-containing protein, with translation MIIWLLILGVGAGSLLLRASVLVLLRDRPWPQSVTASLGLVPAAVLAALIAPELLYAPSTGAFDPGGPRLAAGLLAAAVAWKTRDVLWTLASGLGLLLAFQALGWR, from the coding sequence GTGATCATCTGGCTGCTGATTCTGGGCGTCGGGGCCGGCAGCCTGCTGCTGCGCGCGTCGGTGCTGGTGCTGCTGCGTGACCGGCCCTGGCCGCAGAGCGTGACCGCGTCGCTGGGTCTGGTGCCTGCCGCCGTGCTGGCCGCGCTGATTGCGCCCGAACTGCTGTACGCGCCGTCGACGGGCGCGTTCGATCCGGGTGGTCCACGGCTGGCGGCCGGCCTGCTCGCGGCGGCGGTGGCCTGGAAAACACGCGACGTGCTGTGGACCCTGGCCAGCGGGCTGGGGCTGCTGCTGGCGTTTCAGGCCCTGGGCTGGCGCTGA
- a CDS encoding FadR/GntR family transcriptional regulator — MPTDAHVPPPMPPRSRVSDGVAAHIQQEIRRRRLQPGDRICAERDLQAATGVSRAGVRESLRMLEHEGLIRTKTGPGGGILVGEPAAAPLGRTVEAFRHLSGTGPETLLDAWFELTVTCTRLAAERAQAHDLVELRRIADAYRALDFGSASFDSVARLNLGFIRRTAGAAHNPILSLFLDALIDLIYSAAAARPPNLAQRRELVGVHDGIVQALENGDADAAVRRMTRHLFAVRTLLSGGSQGTATDPV, encoded by the coding sequence ATGCCCACCGACGCCCATGTTCCCCCCCCGATGCCACCCCGGTCACGGGTCAGCGACGGGGTCGCGGCCCACATCCAGCAGGAGATTCGCCGCCGCCGCCTGCAGCCTGGGGACCGCATCTGCGCCGAACGGGACCTGCAGGCGGCCACCGGGGTGAGCCGGGCCGGGGTGCGCGAGAGCCTGCGGATGCTGGAGCACGAGGGCCTGATCCGCACCAAGACCGGTCCTGGCGGCGGAATTCTGGTGGGTGAACCGGCCGCCGCTCCCCTTGGGCGCACCGTCGAGGCGTTCCGCCACCTGTCGGGCACCGGCCCCGAAACGCTGCTCGACGCGTGGTTCGAGCTGACCGTCACCTGCACGCGGCTGGCCGCAGAGCGGGCGCAGGCGCATGACCTCGTGGAGCTGCGGCGGATCGCGGACGCTTACCGGGCGCTGGATTTCGGGAGCGCGAGCTTCGACAGCGTGGCCCGGCTCAACCTCGGCTTCATCCGCCGCACCGCAGGGGCCGCCCACAACCCGATTCTGAGCCTGTTTCTGGACGCGCTGATCGACCTGATCTACTCGGCGGCGGCGGCCCGCCCGCCCAATCTGGCCCAGCGGCGGGAGCTGGTGGGGGTTCACGACGGCATCGTGCAGGCGCTGGAGAACGGCGACGCCGACGCCGCCGTGCGCCGCATGACCCGTCATCTGTTCGCCGTCCGGACGCTGCTTTCCGGCGGGAGCCAGGGCACCGCGACGGACCCGGTCTGA
- a CDS encoding putative bifunctional diguanylate cyclase/phosphodiesterase — protein sequence MTRLARYFLARSAQSDGWRLILLLAMPVAAVAFFLGAVLDPLSGQANAFDRLAYPALTSGLLILELVLWRRPRLTDRVVTALVLLSCGFFLSKLIYLLYFLPPGPSIQVEMTESFFWIPAVYVLSLFIPSLKAARSFTFAFFAAMVLCSVGYAALNGWTAQSGGVLFALIEMLLANLTLLTLTQAFIGYKDRLSSVQARAQTLQRLVHTDLLTGLPSRLRLERELGEAVDRGEPFTLLFIDVDGFKMVNDTLGHSAGDEVLRDLAGRVQAVLKPRDLAARIGGDEFVVIVRDTPPAWAPALAQQLLAGLALPFLVCGQQIQLSASIGISVYPDDSQDAETLLRHADAAMYQIKKAGRNGIRRFDAALDAELERTILLTREFQFALSRDQLSLVYQPIYDLKTGEMSKIEALVRWSHPEFGAISPGVFIPIAETSGQIMAVGRWVLEQACFQARHWRENHGWAGKITVNVSPVQFAQPTFVDEVKQTLLLSGLPAHRLELELTEGAVIHSPTLVQTALRGLQRLGVEIAIDDFGTGYSSLAYLRDLPIGCIKIDRSFIEDLASPRRAPQYAVALITAIVGIARTLDLQVVAEGVETQEQVDAVRGLGCDFAQGYFFARPLDAARLEALLDSGQPDLNAGWHQRLN from the coding sequence ATGACGCGTCTCGCCCGCTATTTCCTCGCCCGCTCAGCCCAGTCAGACGGCTGGCGGCTGATTCTGCTGCTGGCGATGCCGGTCGCGGCCGTTGCTTTTTTCCTGGGCGCGGTCCTCGATCCCCTGAGCGGCCAGGCCAATGCTTTCGACCGGCTGGCCTACCCCGCCCTCACCAGCGGGCTGCTGATTCTGGAACTGGTGCTGTGGCGCAGGCCGCGCCTCACCGACCGGGTGGTCACGGCCCTGGTGCTGCTGTCCTGCGGGTTTTTCCTGAGCAAGCTGATCTATCTGCTGTATTTCCTGCCGCCCGGCCCCTCCATCCAGGTGGAAATGACCGAATCGTTTTTCTGGATTCCGGCGGTCTACGTGCTGTCGCTGTTCATCCCCAGCCTGAAGGCGGCGCGCAGCTTCACCTTCGCTTTCTTCGCGGCCATGGTGCTGTGCAGCGTCGGCTACGCCGCGCTGAACGGCTGGACCGCGCAGTCCGGCGGCGTGCTGTTCGCGCTGATCGAGATGCTGCTCGCCAACCTCACGCTGCTGACGCTGACCCAGGCGTTCATCGGGTACAAGGACCGCCTCTCCAGCGTCCAGGCGCGGGCACAGACACTGCAGCGCCTGGTGCATACGGACCTGCTGACCGGCCTGCCCAGCCGCCTGCGTCTGGAACGGGAACTGGGCGAGGCCGTGGACCGCGGCGAGCCCTTCACGCTGCTGTTTATCGACGTGGACGGCTTCAAGATGGTCAACGACACCCTGGGGCACAGCGCCGGCGATGAGGTGCTGCGCGACCTGGCTGGGCGGGTGCAGGCGGTCCTCAAGCCGCGAGATCTGGCGGCCCGCATTGGCGGGGACGAGTTCGTGGTGATCGTCCGGGACACGCCGCCCGCCTGGGCGCCCGCCCTGGCCCAGCAGCTGCTGGCGGGACTGGCCCTGCCCTTCCTGGTGTGCGGCCAGCAGATCCAGCTCAGTGCCAGCATCGGGATCAGCGTCTATCCCGACGACAGCCAGGACGCCGAGACCCTGCTCAGGCACGCGGACGCCGCGATGTACCAGATCAAGAAGGCGGGCCGCAACGGGATCCGGCGCTTCGACGCGGCGCTCGACGCCGAGCTGGAACGCACCATTCTGCTGACCCGCGAATTCCAGTTCGCCCTGAGCAGAGACCAGTTGTCGCTGGTCTATCAGCCCATCTACGACCTGAAGACCGGAGAGATGAGCAAGATTGAGGCGCTGGTGCGCTGGAGTCACCCCGAGTTCGGGGCCATCTCGCCGGGCGTCTTTATCCCCATCGCCGAGACTAGCGGGCAGATCATGGCGGTGGGCCGCTGGGTGCTGGAGCAGGCCTGCTTTCAGGCGCGGCACTGGCGCGAGAACCACGGCTGGGCCGGAAAGATCACGGTCAATGTCTCGCCGGTGCAGTTCGCGCAGCCCACGTTCGTCGACGAGGTCAAGCAGACCCTGCTGCTCAGCGGCCTGCCGGCCCACCGGCTGGAACTCGAACTGACCGAGGGCGCGGTGATCCACAGTCCCACTCTGGTGCAGACGGCCCTGCGGGGCCTGCAGCGGCTGGGGGTGGAGATCGCCATCGACGACTTCGGCACCGGCTACTCCTCGCTGGCCTATCTGCGCGACCTGCCCATCGGGTGCATCAAAATTGACCGCTCGTTTATCGAGGACCTGGCCTCCCCGCGCCGCGCGCCGCAGTACGCCGTGGCGCTGATCACGGCCATTGTGGGCATCGCGCGCACCCTGGACCTGCAGGTGGTGGCCGAGGGCGTCGAGACGCAGGAGCAGGTGGACGCTGTGCGCGGCCTGGGCTGCGACTTCGCGCAGGGCTACTTTTTTGCCCGGCCGCTGGACGCCGCACGCCTGGAAGCCCTGCTGGATTCGGGCCAGCCGGACCTGAACGCGGGCTGGCACCAGCGCCTGAACTAG
- a CDS encoding 3-hydroxyacyl-CoA dehydrogenase, with translation MNLNDKTVLITGAASGLGAGTARMVAQAGGFPLMLDLNAEAGEALAGELGGLFVRADVASEADVQAALHAGLERFGALHGAVSCAGIAPAATTAGKRGPHPLDVFERTVRVNLIGTFNVIRLAAQAMLDNEPGDSGERGVIVNTASVAAYDGQIGQAAYAASKGGVVGMTLPIARDLARSGIRVVTVAPGIFETPMLQGLPQEAQDSLGQQVPFPSRLGRADEYAALVRHIFENGMLNGETIRLDGAIRMAPR, from the coding sequence ATGAATCTCAACGACAAGACGGTGCTGATCACGGGGGCGGCCTCCGGGCTGGGGGCCGGGACAGCCCGGATGGTGGCGCAGGCCGGCGGCTTTCCGCTGATGCTCGATCTGAATGCGGAGGCGGGCGAGGCGCTGGCCGGGGAACTCGGCGGCCTGTTCGTGCGGGCGGACGTGGCGAGTGAGGCGGACGTGCAGGCGGCCCTCCACGCTGGACTTGAGCGCTTCGGCGCCCTGCACGGCGCGGTGAGCTGCGCCGGGATCGCCCCGGCGGCCACCACGGCGGGCAAGCGCGGCCCGCACCCGCTGGACGTCTTCGAGCGCACGGTGCGGGTCAACCTGATCGGCACCTTCAACGTGATCCGCCTGGCGGCCCAGGCCATGCTGGACAACGAACCCGGTGACTCGGGCGAGCGCGGCGTGATCGTCAACACCGCTTCCGTCGCCGCCTACGACGGTCAGATCGGGCAGGCTGCATACGCGGCCAGCAAGGGCGGAGTGGTGGGCATGACGTTGCCCATCGCGCGTGATCTGGCCCGCAGCGGCATCCGCGTGGTGACGGTGGCCCCCGGCATCTTCGAAACGCCGATGCTGCAGGGGCTGCCGCAGGAGGCCCAGGACTCGCTGGGCCAGCAGGTGCCGTTTCCCAGCCGTCTGGGCCGCGCCGACGAGTACGCCGCGCTGGTGCGGCACATCTTCGAAAATGGGATGCTCAACGGCGAGACCATCCGGCTGGACGGCGCGATCAGGATGGCTCCCCGGTGA
- a CDS encoding prolyl oligopeptidase family serine peptidase encodes MALPPSPTPPAVRRSGHTDTYHGQVVGDPYRWLEDADSPETQAFVEAQNAHTRRVLDALPQREQMLERLAELWDFPRRSAVWQEGEVFFQLRNSGLQDQFVLYVMASPTDEGRVLLDPNALSDDGTVSLSGLAVSRDASRVAYAVSRGGSDWQEWRVRDVASGLDLPDVLPDSKFSGASWLPDGRGFYYARYDRPDDGQRLSGANLNQRLWLHRLGTGQDADELVLERPDQPEWGFGAAVTDDGQWLVVNVWKGTARQNLIWVRPLGEGGAFQEVVAEFGASFQFVGNDGPRLYFLTDQDAPLGRLISHHLETGERQDIVPEGQHRLLGATLVAGGFVLHTLEDASSRLTLVDRHGQHARLVALPGLGTVDALNGHPDRHEVFLTFTSYLSPAAGYRLDAVDGTLTPLWTPELAVNLGDYEVRQEFAASADGTRVPLFIVARRDLPLDGSHPTLLYGYGGFDVSLTPAFDVSRLAWLEAGGVLAVANLRGGGEYGERWHQAGTRANKQNVFDDFAACARFLVTRGYTSPPHLGIEGGSNGGLLVGATLTQHPELIGAAVAHVGVMDMLRFQHFTIGWAWVSDYGSSDDAQDFDVLRAYSPLHNLSPQAYPPTLLTTGDHDDRVVPAHSYKFAAEMQRAQAGEAPVLLRVQTLAGHGAGKPTRLILQEKADVYAFLLAALG; translated from the coding sequence ATGGCCCTGCCCCCCTCTCCGACACCTCCCGCCGTTCGCCGCAGCGGCCACACCGACACCTACCACGGTCAGGTGGTGGGCGATCCCTACCGCTGGCTGGAAGACGCCGACAGCCCCGAGACGCAGGCCTTCGTCGAGGCCCAGAACGCCCACACCCGCAGGGTGCTGGACGCCCTGCCGCAGCGCGAACAAATGCTGGAGCGGCTGGCCGAGCTGTGGGATTTTCCCCGGCGCAGCGCGGTGTGGCAGGAGGGCGAGGTGTTTTTTCAGCTTCGCAACAGCGGCCTGCAGGACCAGTTCGTGCTGTACGTCATGGCCTCGCCCACCGACGAGGGCCGCGTGCTGCTCGATCCCAACGCGCTGTCGGACGACGGCACCGTCTCATTGAGCGGGCTGGCGGTCAGCCGCGACGCGTCGCGAGTGGCCTACGCCGTGTCGAGGGGCGGCAGCGACTGGCAGGAATGGCGGGTGCGCGACGTCGCCAGCGGTCTGGACCTGCCCGACGTCCTGCCCGACAGCAAGTTTAGCGGGGCCAGCTGGTTGCCTGACGGCCGCGGCTTCTATTACGCCCGCTACGACCGCCCCGACGACGGGCAGCGTCTGAGCGGGGCAAACCTCAACCAGCGTCTGTGGCTGCATCGCCTGGGCACCGGCCAGGACGCCGACGAACTGGTTCTGGAGCGGCCCGATCAGCCCGAATGGGGCTTCGGCGCCGCCGTCACCGACGACGGGCAGTGGCTGGTCGTCAACGTCTGGAAGGGCACCGCCCGCCAGAACCTGATCTGGGTGCGTCCGCTGGGCGAGGGCGGCGCGTTTCAGGAGGTGGTGGCCGAATTCGGGGCCAGCTTCCAGTTCGTCGGCAACGACGGGCCGCGGCTGTACTTTCTGACCGATCAGGACGCGCCGCTGGGCCGCCTGATCTCGCACCATCTGGAAACCGGCGAGCGTCAGGACATCGTGCCCGAGGGTCAGCACCGCCTGCTGGGCGCCACGCTGGTGGCGGGCGGCTTCGTGCTGCACACCCTGGAAGACGCGTCGAGCCGACTGACGCTGGTGGACCGGCACGGCCAGCACGCCCGCCTGGTCGCGTTGCCGGGGCTGGGCACGGTGGACGCCCTGAACGGGCACCCTGACCGCCACGAGGTCTTCCTCACCTTCACCAGTTATCTGTCCCCGGCCGCCGGGTATCGGCTCGACGCGGTGGACGGAACCCTGACCCCGCTGTGGACGCCGGAACTGGCCGTGAACCTCGGCGATTACGAGGTCCGCCAGGAGTTCGCCGCCAGCGCGGACGGCACGCGGGTGCCGCTGTTCATCGTGGCGCGGCGGGACCTGCCCCTGGACGGCTCGCATCCCACACTGCTGTACGGCTACGGCGGCTTCGACGTCAGCCTGACCCCGGCTTTCGACGTCTCGCGGCTGGCCTGGCTGGAGGCGGGCGGGGTGCTGGCGGTGGCCAACCTGCGCGGGGGCGGCGAGTACGGCGAGCGCTGGCACCAGGCGGGAACGCGGGCGAACAAGCAGAACGTGTTCGACGATTTCGCCGCCTGCGCGCGGTTTCTGGTTACGCGCGGCTACACCTCGCCGCCGCACCTGGGCATCGAGGGCGGCAGCAACGGCGGCCTGCTGGTCGGCGCCACGCTGACCCAGCACCCCGAACTGATCGGCGCGGCGGTGGCGCACGTCGGCGTGATGGACATGCTGCGCTTCCAGCACTTCACCATCGGCTGGGCCTGGGTCAGCGACTATGGCAGCAGCGACGACGCGCAGGATTTCGACGTGCTGCGCGCCTACAGCCCGCTGCACAACCTGAGTCCGCAGGCCTATCCGCCCACGCTGCTGACCACCGGGGACCACGACGACCGGGTGGTCCCGGCCCACAGCTACAAGTTCGCCGCCGAGATGCAGCGCGCTCAGGCCGGCGAGGCTCCGGTGTTGCTGCGCGTGCAGACGCTGGCCGGGCACGGCGCGGGCAAGCCCACCCGCCTGATCTTGCAGGAAAAGGCCGACGTGTACGCCTTCCTGCTGGCGGCACTGGGCTAG
- the rsgA gene encoding ribosome small subunit-dependent GTPase A: protein MSSELRALGWGDDFEQAFEAYVAPLSSEERARLTPVRVVGVQRQTFGVRGLHGEEEARLAGASRHAGTLTPAIGDWCVLDRAADGAGRILAVLPRRTTFARALGASEDTRRSQALRQQVIAANVDLVLIVTAPDADFDLERLERYVQAVQQSGARPVLVLNKADLHADTGWWVRQLGTLGPGLEIHVTLAESGQGLEGLRALLTKGVTLALIGSSGVGKSTLTNALLGRAAAPTGEVRASDQQGRHTTTSRTLYLVPGGGLLIDNPGLRDIAVWDADAGDFGELEALAAQCRYRKCTHTTEPGCAVQAAVRAGEVSAARLAAFQGRRTRR, encoded by the coding sequence ATGTCGTCTGAACTGCGGGCGCTGGGCTGGGGCGACGACTTCGAGCAGGCCTTCGAGGCGTACGTCGCCCCGCTGTCATCCGAGGAGCGTGCCCGCCTCACCCCGGTACGCGTCGTCGGAGTGCAGCGCCAGACGTTTGGCGTGCGCGGCCTGCACGGCGAGGAGGAGGCCCGGCTGGCGGGCGCGTCGCGGCACGCGGGCACCCTCACGCCCGCCATCGGGGACTGGTGCGTGCTGGACAGGGCCGCCGACGGCGCCGGGCGCATTCTGGCCGTGCTGCCCCGGCGCACCACCTTTGCGCGGGCGCTGGGGGCGTCGGAGGACACGCGGCGGTCCCAGGCGCTGCGGCAACAGGTGATCGCGGCCAATGTCGATCTCGTCCTGATCGTCACCGCGCCCGACGCGGACTTCGATCTGGAACGGCTGGAACGCTACGTGCAGGCCGTGCAGCAGAGTGGGGCGCGGCCCGTGCTGGTGCTCAACAAGGCTGATCTGCACGCGGACACGGGGTGGTGGGTCCGGCAGCTCGGCACGCTGGGGCCAGGGCTGGAAATCCACGTCACCCTGGCCGAGAGCGGCCAGGGTCTGGAGGGGCTGCGGGCGCTGCTGACCAAGGGGGTCACGCTGGCGCTGATCGGCTCGTCAGGGGTGGGCAAATCCACCCTGACCAACGCGCTGCTGGGCCGAGCCGCCGCCCCCACCGGGGAGGTGCGGGCCAGCGACCAGCAGGGCAGACACACCACGACCAGCCGCACGCTGTATCTGGTGCCTGGTGGGGGGCTGCTGATCGACAATCCGGGGCTGCGCGACATCGCGGTGTGGGACGCCGACGCCGGCGATTTTGGGGAACTGGAGGCGCTGGCCGCGCAGTGCCGCTATCGCAAGTGCACCCATACCACCGAACCCGGCTGCGCGGTGCAGGCGGCGGTGCGGGCCGGCGAGGTCTCCGCGGCGCGGCTGGCCGCCTTCCAGGGGCGGCGCACGCGGCGCTGA